The following proteins are co-located in the Nocardioides piscis genome:
- a CDS encoding energy-coupling factor ABC transporter permease: protein MHVPDGFLDAPTSLATGVVAAAGIAVALKGARRELDDRTAPMAGLVATFVFAAQMIKFPVGAGTSGHLLGGALAVALVGPWSAVLCLSVVLLVQALLMADGGITALGTNITLLGLVTVVVGWATITVLRRLLPRRVGLVPVAAAVGGLLSVPAAALVFALLFAVGGQAPVDLSAVVAAMVGWHVLIGLGEAAITGLVVASVVATRPDLVHAARPFLEARTLVIRDGVVR from the coding sequence ATGCACGTTCCCGACGGCTTCCTCGACGCGCCGACCTCGCTGGCCACCGGTGTCGTGGCAGCAGCGGGGATCGCGGTCGCGCTCAAGGGCGCCCGTCGTGAACTCGACGACCGTACCGCCCCGATGGCGGGCCTCGTCGCGACCTTCGTCTTCGCCGCCCAGATGATCAAGTTCCCCGTCGGCGCAGGCACGAGCGGCCATCTCCTGGGTGGCGCCCTGGCGGTCGCGCTCGTCGGCCCCTGGTCGGCCGTGCTGTGCCTGTCCGTGGTCCTCCTCGTCCAGGCGCTGCTGATGGCCGACGGTGGGATCACCGCGCTCGGCACCAACATCACCCTGCTCGGCCTCGTCACCGTCGTCGTCGGCTGGGCGACGATCACCGTGCTGCGTCGCCTGCTGCCACGGCGCGTGGGGCTGGTGCCGGTGGCTGCCGCGGTCGGCGGCCTGCTCAGCGTTCCCGCTGCCGCGCTGGTCTTCGCCCTGCTCTTCGCCGTGGGCGGTCAGGCGCCCGTCGACCTGTCCGCGGTGGTGGCGGCGATGGTGGGGTGGCACGTCCTGATCGGGCTGGGGGAGGCCGCGATCACCGGCCTGGTCGTGGCCAGCGTGGTCGCCACCCGCCCAGACCTGGTCCATGCGGCTCGGCCGTTCCTCGAGGCGCGCACCCTCGTGATCCGCGACGGGGTCGTTCGATGA
- the bcp gene encoding thioredoxin-dependent thiol peroxidase — MSTRLVPGDAAPDFTLTSDTGEQVSLTSLRGRKVIAYFYPAAMTPGCTKQACDFTESLDSLRGAGYEVLAISKDKPAKLAKFRERDALTLTLLSDESLEVHKSYSAYGTKKLYGKEVEGVIRSTFVIEETGVVELAQYNVKATGHVAKLRRDLGLD, encoded by the coding sequence TTGAGCACTCGCCTCGTCCCCGGGGACGCCGCCCCCGACTTCACCCTCACCAGCGACACCGGCGAACAGGTCTCCCTCACGTCGCTGCGCGGACGCAAGGTGATCGCCTACTTCTATCCCGCGGCGATGACTCCCGGCTGCACCAAGCAGGCCTGCGACTTCACCGAGTCGCTCGACTCGCTCCGTGGCGCCGGCTACGAGGTGCTCGCGATCTCCAAGGACAAGCCGGCCAAGCTCGCCAAGTTCCGTGAGCGCGACGCCCTGACGCTGACCCTGCTCTCCGACGAGTCGCTCGAGGTGCACAAGTCCTACTCGGCGTACGGGACCAAGAAGCTCTATGGCAAGGAGGTCGAGGGGGTCATCCGCTCGACGTTCGTGATCGAGGAGACCGGCGTGGTCGAGCTCGCGCAGTACAACGTCAAGGCCACCGGCCACGTCGCCAAGCTGCGTCGGGACCTGGGTCTCGACTGA
- a CDS encoding bile acid:sodium symporter family protein, with amino-acid sequence MDSALTEIGLPIALAIIMFGLGLDLTVADFKRIVREPKAAAIALACQIVLMPIICFGLVALFDLPPLLGIGMLLLAASPGGTTAAMFSRLFRGDVALNISLTAANTAIAIVTLPLITGLAISYYNDEITGGVSMPLAEVIKVFGLILIPVAIGMVVRSKSPEFAERMDKPVRIGSAVILAVLVLAILLGERDNITDYLADIGLVAALFCAVNLLIGYYLPKALGVTGPQAIASSMEVGVHNATLAIYVALQVLEVTDAQAVTISVPAAVYSLFMFAFAALWGTYVSRQVTAATTSNDKQTV; translated from the coding sequence ATGGACTCAGCACTGACCGAGATCGGCCTCCCGATCGCCCTTGCCATCATCATGTTCGGCCTCGGTCTCGACCTCACGGTCGCAGACTTCAAGCGGATCGTCCGCGAGCCCAAGGCGGCCGCGATCGCGCTCGCCTGCCAGATCGTGCTGATGCCCATCATCTGCTTCGGGCTGGTGGCACTCTTCGACCTTCCGCCCCTGCTGGGCATCGGCATGCTGCTGCTCGCAGCCTCGCCGGGGGGCACCACGGCGGCGATGTTCAGCCGCCTGTTCCGCGGGGACGTCGCGCTCAACATCAGCCTGACCGCCGCCAACACCGCCATCGCGATCGTCACGCTCCCCCTGATCACGGGCCTGGCCATCAGCTACTACAACGACGAGATCACCGGCGGCGTCTCGATGCCCCTGGCCGAGGTCATCAAGGTCTTCGGCCTCATCCTGATCCCCGTCGCCATCGGCATGGTCGTGCGCTCCAAGTCGCCTGAGTTCGCCGAGCGGATGGACAAGCCCGTCCGGATCGGTTCTGCGGTCATCCTGGCGGTCCTCGTGCTGGCCATCCTGCTGGGCGAGCGGGACAACATCACCGACTACCTGGCCGACATCGGCCTCGTCGCCGCCCTGTTCTGCGCCGTCAACCTGCTGATCGGCTACTACCTGCCCAAGGCGCTCGGCGTGACGGGCCCGCAGGCGATCGCCTCGTCCATGGAGGTCGGCGTCCACAACGCGACCCTGGCGATCTATGTGGCGCTGCAGGTCCTGGAGGTCACGGACGCTCAGGCGGTCACGATCTCCGTGCCAGCGGCCGTCTATTCACTGTTCATGTTCGCCTTCGCTGCGCTCTGGGGCACCTACGTCTCCCGACAGGTCACCGCCGCGACCACCTCGAACGACAAGCAGACCGTCTGA
- a CDS encoding non-canonical purine NTP pyrophosphatase — MTRIFLASRNAKKLVEMQRILSEHVAGVEVVGLDDVADYAEPVEDQPTFEGNALLKARAGHAATGLPTIADDSGLCVAALNAMPGVLSARWSGPPGPDRRGADERNNELLLGQLSDIPDERRDAWFECAVAFVGPDGVEIVEHGRMPGRIIRETRGTGGFGYDVLFVADEHAAAGLTSAELDPAEKDRISHRGQALRALAPRVADLLA; from the coding sequence ATGACCCGGATCTTCCTGGCCTCCCGCAACGCCAAGAAGCTCGTCGAGATGCAGCGCATCCTGTCCGAGCACGTCGCGGGGGTCGAGGTCGTCGGCCTCGACGACGTCGCGGACTATGCCGAGCCGGTGGAGGACCAGCCGACGTTCGAGGGCAATGCCCTGCTCAAGGCCAGGGCCGGCCACGCCGCGACCGGGTTGCCGACGATCGCCGACGACAGCGGGCTGTGCGTCGCCGCGCTCAACGCGATGCCCGGCGTGCTGTCAGCGCGCTGGTCCGGCCCGCCCGGTCCCGACAGGCGCGGTGCTGATGAGCGCAACAACGAGCTGTTGCTGGGCCAGCTCAGCGACATACCTGACGAGCGACGCGACGCGTGGTTCGAGTGTGCTGTCGCCTTCGTCGGGCCCGACGGCGTCGAGATCGTCGAGCACGGCCGGATGCCGGGGCGGATCATCCGTGAGACCCGCGGCACGGGCGGATTCGGCTACGACGTGCTCTTCGTCGCCGACGAGCATGCTGCGGCCGGCCTCACCTCCGCCGAGCTCGACCCTGCGGAGAAGGACCGGATCTCCCACCGAGGCCAGGCGCTGCGTGCCCTCGCGCCGCGGGTCGCCGACCTCCTGGCCTGA
- the rph gene encoding ribonuclease PH: MTTHPAPVRADGRADDELRPITITRNWLDHAAGSVLIEFGGTKVLCAASASEGVPRWRKGSGLGWVTAEYAMLPAATNTRSDRESVKGRIGGRTHEISRLIGRSLRAVIDYKALGENTIVIDCDVLQADGGTRTASVTGAYVALADAVAHLRSTGALTGEPLTGSVAAVSVGIIDGVPRLDLPYEEDVRAETDMNVVMTGAGSFVEVQGTAEGAAFDRTELDALLDLAAKGCVDLTRLQQEALAR; the protein is encoded by the coding sequence ATGACGACTCACCCTGCCCCTGTGCGCGCCGACGGCCGTGCGGACGACGAGCTCCGACCGATCACCATCACCCGCAACTGGCTCGACCACGCTGCCGGCTCGGTGCTGATCGAGTTCGGCGGCACCAAGGTGCTGTGTGCGGCCTCGGCCTCCGAGGGCGTGCCGCGGTGGCGCAAGGGCTCCGGCCTGGGCTGGGTGACGGCTGAATACGCGATGCTCCCCGCCGCCACCAACACCCGGTCCGACCGGGAGTCGGTCAAGGGCCGCATCGGCGGGCGGACCCACGAGATCTCGCGCCTGATCGGCCGGTCCCTGCGGGCGGTCATCGACTACAAGGCCCTGGGCGAGAACACGATCGTGATCGACTGCGACGTGCTCCAGGCCGACGGCGGGACCCGGACGGCGTCGGTCACCGGGGCGTACGTCGCTCTCGCCGATGCCGTCGCGCACCTGCGGTCCACCGGCGCGCTCACCGGCGAGCCCCTCACCGGATCGGTCGCGGCTGTGAGCGTCGGCATCATCGACGGCGTGCCGCGCCTCGACCTGCCCTATGAGGAGGACGTGCGGGCCGAGACCGACATGAACGTCGTGATGACCGGCGCCGGCTCGTTCGTCGAGGTGCAGGGCACCGCCGAGGGGGCAGCCTTCGACCGGACCGAGCTCGACGCCCTCCTCGACCTGGCCGCCAAGGGCTGTGTGGACCTGACGCGCCTGCAGCAGGAGGCACTCGCTCGATGA